The genome window GCCGGACGGCTGCTGACCGATGTGTCCCGATCGTGGGCGATTACGGTCGGTCGATCCGACCGTTCGCCGGGCAATCTCTCATGTTAACGGTGTCACAACGTGGGGGACGCCTGCCCGGTGCCGAAGGTTGTCCCGGTCACCCGTCCGACCGGCACTCGCCCGCACGGCGCGCCGCTCGATAGCCTGCCGGTGGAACCGAACCGATGGGGAGTCACACGATGCGCCTGACGAAGCTCGGCCACTCCTGTATCCGTCTCGAGGCGGACGGCAGGACACTCGTCATCGACCCTGGCACGTTCTCCGAGGACACGGCCGCCGACGGCGCCGACGCCGTGCTGATCACCCACGAGCATCCCGACCACGCCGACCCGGAGAAGCTCCGCGGCCTGCTCGGCGCGCGCGACGACGTCACCGTCTGGACCAACCCGGCCCTCGCCGAGACCCTCTCCCGGGACTTCCCCGGCCGCGTCCGCGCCGTCTCGGCCGGCGAGCGCTTCGAGGCCGCCGGGTTCGACGTCCACGTCCACGGCTCCGAGCACGCGTTGATCCGCGACGGCGTCCCGATCGTCTCCAACGTCGGGTTCCTCATCGATGGCCTCTTCCACCCCGGCGACGCGTTCACCGTCCCCGACGAGCCCGTCGAGACCCTGCTGCTGCCGGTCAACGCGCCCTGGGCGAAGCTCAACGAGACCCTCACCCAGCTGAGCGAGATCAAGCCGCGGCGGGTGCATCCCATCCACGACGCGCTGCTCACCGACTACGGCTGGGCGGTCTACGGCGGCCACACCCAGCAGGTCAGCGGCGACGTCGGCACCGACTACGAGCGCCTGAAGCCTGGCGACACCATCGATCTGTAAGTCACTGGGCCGGCGCCCGCCGGCTCGGTGCGGTACGGGATCGCCAGTACCACCCCGTGAAGGGCACCCTCACCGTGCCCTGACCCGGTGAGGGTGCCCCTCACGTGTTCAGCACCGGCCGGCGCGCGCACCACCGGTGACCGTCCCGCCACCCGGGACGCACCTGTCACCGCCATTCGGGGGACTGACCGCGCGGTGGCTCGTGCAGGCGTCTGATGAGTGCACCACGAACAAGGGGCGCTCATGGCACGACTCCTCAACGACGGCAACAGCCGGTTCACGATCATCGCGGTGGCGGCGGGCATCGGCGCGATCCTGCTGTTCCTCTTCGGCTTCGGGGCGGGCGGCGCGTCCGGGGCGTCGCCGAGCCCCACTCGGGCAGCCGTCACCACGACCGCGACGGCCACCGCGACCGCCACCGTGACGACCACCGCGACGGCGACGGTCACGCGCACCAAGCGCGCGAAGCCGAAGACCACCCGCGCGGCGAAGGCGACTGCCGAGCCGTCGGAGACGCGCACCGCCGCCAAGCGCAAGAAGCCGAAGGCGACCAAGACCTCGGCCAGGATCGAGCGCGGAGTGCACCCGGGCGCGTTCTGCAGCACGCGGGGCGCGATCGGCTACACGGTCAAGGGCACCCGGATGCGCTGCTCGACCAAGCCCGGCGATCCGTACAAGCGCTGGCGCTCCTACTGACCGGTCCTACTCCCACTCGATGGTGCCGGGGGGCTTGCTGGTGACGTCGAGGACGACGCGGTTGACCTCGCGGACCTCGTTGGTGATGCGGGTGGAGATGCGGGTGAGCAGGTCGTACGGGAGGCGCGCCCAGTCGGCGGTCATGGCGTCCTCGCTGGTCACCGGGCGCAGCACGACCGGGTGGCCGTACGTGCGCTCGTCGCCCTGGACGCCCACGGAACGGACGTCGGCGAGCAGCACGACCGGGCACTGCCAGACGTCGCGGTCGACCCCCGCGCGGGTGAGCTCCTCGCGGGCGACGGCGTCGGCCTCGCGGAGGATCTCCAGACGCTCGCGGGTGACCTCGCCGATGATCCTGATCGCCAGCCCTGGGCCGGGGAACGGCTGCCGCCAGACGATGTCGGCCGGCAGGCCGAGCTCCTCGCCGACGCGGCGCACCTCGTCCTTGAACAGCCAGCGCAGCGGCTCGACGAGCGCGAACGCGAGGTCGTCGGGCAGGCCGCCGACGTTGTGGTGCGACTTGATGTTCGCGGTGCCCGTGCCGCCGCCCGACTCGACGACGTCGGGGTAGAGGGTGCCCTGGACGAGGAACTCCACGTCACCCTCGGCGGCGACCTCGCGGGCGGCGTCCTCGAAGACGCGGATGAACTCGTGGCCGATGATCCGCCGCTTCTCCTCAGGGTCGATGACCCCGGCGAGCGCGGACGAGAAGCGAGCGGAGGCGTCGACGACCTTGAGGCGGACGCCCGACGCGGCGACGAAGTCCTTCTCGACCTGCTCGGCCTCGCCCTTGCGCAGCAGGCCGTGGTCGACGAAGACGCAGGTCAGCCGGTCGCCGATCGCCCGCTGGACGAGCGCGGCCGCGACGGCGGAGTCGACGCCGCCGGACAGCCCGCAGATGGCCCGCTTCTCCCCCACCTGGGCGCGGATGCCCTCGACCTGGTCCTCGACGATGTTCAGCATCGTCCAGGTCGGACGGCAGCCGGCGGCCTCGTGCAGGAACCGTTCGAGCA of Streptosporangiales bacterium contains these proteins:
- a CDS encoding MBL fold metallo-hydrolase; this translates as MRLTKLGHSCIRLEADGRTLVIDPGTFSEDTAADGADAVLITHEHPDHADPEKLRGLLGARDDVTVWTNPALAETLSRDFPGRVRAVSAGERFEAAGFDVHVHGSEHALIRDGVPIVSNVGFLIDGLFHPGDAFTVPDEPVETLLLPVNAPWAKLNETLTQLSEIKPRRVHPIHDALLTDYGWAVYGGHTQQVSGDVGTDYERLKPGDTIDL
- the guaA gene encoding glutamine-hydrolyzing GMP synthase is translated as MSDFDTVLVVDFGAQYAQLIARRVREAHVYSEIVPSTMPVAEMLAKKPRAVILSGGPASVYAEGAPQVDPALFGGEVPVLGICYGFQAMAQALGGTVARTGGSEFGGTSLTVVDEGMLFRGQPRLRQVWMSHGDEVTAAPPEFTVLASSQGAPVAAFEHVGRGLYGVQFHPEVMHTEQGQQVLERFLHEAAGCRPTWTMLNIVEDQVEGIRAQVGEKRAICGLSGGVDSAVAAALVQRAIGDRLTCVFVDHGLLRKGEAEQVEKDFVAASGVRLKVVDASARFSSALAGVIDPEEKRRIIGHEFIRVFEDAAREVAAEGDVEFLVQGTLYPDVVESGGGTGTANIKSHHNVGGLPDDLAFALVEPLRWLFKDEVRRVGEELGLPADIVWRQPFPGPGLAIRIIGEVTRERLEILREADAVAREELTRAGVDRDVWQCPVVLLADVRSVGVQGDERTYGHPVVLRPVTSEDAMTADWARLPYDLLTRISTRITNEVREVNRVVLDVTSKPPGTIEWE